In Daphnia pulex isolate KAP4 chromosome 7, ASM2113471v1, one genomic interval encodes:
- the LOC124198620 gene encoding uncharacterized protein LOC124198620, with protein sequence MAVSTTGVPMTLGCGGYQSTTLPPYCITTYNTTSCYSNAPKYYTTKEPECYTTTNAAPAYYTEAPQHNTTKALEYYTTTYHGREKVKEFSSRVSISVTAIGTAVHYLSITSFFVALQVLNKVNYGVVLLLGVVSLMVGSAMVYRHLLVMVGTNNNIRNNRLLH encoded by the exons atgg ctgtgtcgaccactggtgtaccgatgacTCTTGGGTgtggcggataccaaagcacTACACTACCGCCTTACTGCATCACAACATACAACACAACCAGTTGCTACTCCAATGCCCCCaagtattacaccaccaaggaacCAGAGTGTTACACAACTACAAATGCCGCGCCAGCTTATTACACTGAGGCTCCCCAACacaacaccaccaaggcattggagtactacaccactacatatcatgg gagagaaaaggtgaaagaattcagcagccgagtgagcatctccgttaCGGCAATAGGGACTGCCGTGCACTATTTGTCAATAACTTCATTCTTCGTCGCAttacaagttttaaataaag taaactatggcgtcgtgctgctgttgggtgttgtatcgttgatggttgGTTCAGCCATGGTGTACCGACATCTCCTGGTTATGGTGggtaccaacaacaacatacgtaACAACCGCTTACTACATTGA
- the LOC124198626 gene encoding uncharacterized protein LOC124198626 — protein sequence MTTHYISWSYNRREGDRYQSNVYHRHGNNYSAVVVTNSVLRRTTSFKIMVNYFVVLLLGVVSLMGESTTGVLMSPGYGGYQSTTPPSYYTTTTYDTTSYYTEVPKYYTTKEPEYYTTTNAAPAYYTEAPKYYSAPSYYTEVPAYYTTKTVEYYTEVIIVIYGVLLLGVESLMAVLTTVVLMPPGYGGYETTTPASDCTTTTTYATTSYYTEASKYYTTNVPDCYSKT from the exons ATGACAACAcactacatatcatgg tcgtATAACAGGAGAGAAGGCGATAGGTATCAGTCGAATGTTTATCACCGACATGGCAACAACTATAGTGCAGTAGTCGTCACTAACAGCGTTCTCCGTCGTACCACCAGTTTTaaaatcatgg TAAACTATtttgtcgtgctgctgttgggtgtcgtTTCGTTGATGGGTgagtcgaccactggtgtactaatgtctcctgggtatggcggataccaaagcacGACGCCGCCGTCTtactatacaacaacaacatacgacacgaccagttactacactgaggtccccaagtactacaccaccaaggaaccggagtattacacaactacaaaTGCCGcgccagcttattacaccgaggctcccaagtactactctgctcccagctactacaccgaggttccagcttattacaccactaaaacagtcgaatactacacagaAGTTATCATTG tgATCTAtggcgtgctgctgttgggtgttgaatcgttgatggctgTATTGACCACTGTTGTGTTGATgcctcctgggtatggcgggtaTGAAACCACAACGCCGGCGTCTGACtgcacgacaacaacaacatacgcaacgaccagttactacactgaggcctccaagtactacaccaccaatgTTCCAGATTGTTATTCAAAAACATAA